The Miltoncostaea oceani genome includes a region encoding these proteins:
- a CDS encoding amino acid ABC transporter ATP-binding protein: MSAIRAEAVTKSFGETTVLRGVDLDVAPGEVVCVIGPSGSGKSTLLRCLNLLERPTSGRVFLGDDELTAPGAPVDALRRRLGMVFQSFNLFPHRTVLDNVTMAPTTVLGVDRATARTRGLAMLGRVGLADRADEHPARLSGGQQQRVAIARALAMEPEAMLFDEVTSALDPELVKDVLAVMRSLAEGGMTMVVVTHEMGFAREVGDRVVFMDGGRIIEEGPPDQVLGAPAHERTRRFLSRVL; encoded by the coding sequence GTGAGCGCCATCCGGGCGGAGGCCGTCACCAAGAGCTTCGGGGAGACCACGGTCCTGCGCGGCGTCGACCTCGACGTCGCCCCCGGCGAGGTGGTCTGCGTCATCGGGCCGTCCGGCTCGGGCAAGTCCACCCTCCTGCGGTGCCTGAACCTGCTGGAGCGCCCCACCTCCGGGCGCGTCTTCCTCGGCGACGACGAGCTGACCGCCCCCGGCGCCCCGGTCGACGCGCTCCGCCGGCGCCTCGGCATGGTCTTCCAGTCGTTCAACCTGTTCCCGCACCGCACCGTCCTCGACAACGTGACGATGGCGCCGACGACGGTGCTCGGCGTCGACCGCGCCACGGCCCGCACGCGCGGCCTCGCGATGCTCGGCCGCGTCGGCCTCGCCGACCGCGCCGACGAGCACCCCGCGCGCCTCTCGGGTGGCCAGCAGCAGCGGGTCGCGATCGCCCGCGCCCTGGCGATGGAGCCCGAGGCGATGCTGTTCGACGAGGTCACGAGCGCCCTCGACCCCGAGCTCGTGAAGGACGTGCTCGCGGTGATGCGCTCCCTCGCCGAGGGGGGGATGACGATGGTCGTCGTCACCCACGAGATGGGGTTCGCCCGCGAGGTCGGCGATCGCGTCGTCTTCATGGACGGCGGGCGGATCATCGAGGAGGGCCCGCCGGACCAGGTGCTCGGCGCCCCGGCCCACGAGCGCACCCGCCGGTTCCTCTCCCGGGTGCTCTAG